A part of Streptomyces sp. NBC_00557 genomic DNA contains:
- the dhaK gene encoding dihydroxyacetone kinase subunit DhaK, translated as MRMLINVPETVVADALRGMAAAYPDLTVDVEHRVIVRRDAPVAGQVALVSGGGSGHEPLHGGFVGPGMLSAACPGEVFTSPVPDQMVRAAAAVDSGAGVLFVVKNYTGDVLNFDMAAELAEDEGIQVAKVLVDDDVAVTDSLYTAGRRGTGATLFVEKIAGAAAAEGQPLERVESIGRQVNAGSRSFGVALSACTTPSKGSPTFDLPDGELELGIGIHGEPGRERRPMMTSGEIADFAVNAILEDMPPRSPVLVLVNGMGATPLLELYGFNAEVQRVLRERGVAVARTLVGNYVTSLDMAGASVTLCQADEELLRLWDAPVRTPALRWGM; from the coding sequence ATGAGGATGCTGATCAACGTGCCGGAGACCGTCGTGGCGGACGCGCTGCGCGGGATGGCGGCGGCGTATCCGGATCTGACCGTGGACGTGGAGCACCGGGTGATCGTCCGCCGGGACGCTCCGGTGGCCGGGCAGGTCGCGCTGGTCTCCGGTGGCGGGTCGGGGCACGAGCCGCTGCACGGCGGGTTCGTCGGCCCCGGCATGCTCTCGGCCGCCTGCCCCGGAGAGGTGTTCACCTCACCGGTGCCGGACCAGATGGTGCGTGCCGCGGCGGCCGTGGACAGCGGCGCCGGCGTGCTGTTCGTCGTGAAGAACTACACCGGCGACGTGCTCAACTTCGACATGGCGGCCGAACTGGCCGAGGACGAGGGCATCCAGGTGGCCAAGGTGCTCGTCGACGACGACGTGGCGGTCACCGACAGCCTGTACACGGCCGGCCGGCGCGGTACCGGCGCCACCCTGTTCGTGGAGAAGATCGCCGGCGCCGCCGCGGCCGAGGGACAGCCCCTGGAGCGCGTGGAGTCGATCGGGCGTCAGGTGAACGCGGGCTCCCGGAGTTTCGGCGTCGCGCTCAGCGCCTGTACGACGCCGTCGAAGGGCTCCCCCACCTTCGATCTCCCGGACGGCGAACTGGAGTTGGGCATCGGCATCCACGGCGAGCCGGGCCGGGAGCGGCGGCCGATGATGACCTCCGGGGAGATCGCCGACTTCGCGGTGAACGCGATCCTGGAGGACATGCCGCCGCGCAGCCCCGTACTCGTGCTGGTCAACGGCATGGGCGCCACCCCGCTGCTGGAGCTGTACGGCTTCAACGCCGAGGTGCAGCGGGTGCTGCGCGAGCGCGGGGTCGCGGTGGCCCGCACGCTCGTCGGCAACTACGTCACCTCCCTGGACATGGCGGGCGCCTCGGTGACGCTCTGCCAGGCCGACGAGGAACTGCTGCGCCTGTGGGACGCGCCGGTGCGGACGCCCGCGCTGCGGTGGGGGATGTGA